In Motilibacter aurantiacus, the sequence AGGAGCGGCTCACCGACCGCGCGCTGACCGTCGCCGACGCCGACCGGCCGCTGCGGCACGCGCTCGAGGTGCGGCACTCCTCCTTCGAGGTGCCGGGGTTCGTCGAGCTGCTGCGCGAGCACGACGTGGCGCTCGTCTGCGCCGACACCGCGGGCAAGTGGCCCATGCTGGACGACGTGACGTCCACGTTCGTGTACGTCCGCCTGCACGGGGCGCAGGAGCTGTACGTCAGCGGCTACGACGACCCGGCGCTGGAGCGGTGGGCGGGCAAGGCCCGCGTCTGGCAGTCGGGCGGCACCCCGGACGACGGCCGGACCCTCGCTCCCCCCGCGGCGGTGCGCGAGCGCGACGTCTTCGCGTACTTCGACAACGACGTCAAGGTTCGGGCGCCGTTCGACGCGATGGGGCTGTCCCGGCTGCTCGGCGTCGGCGTGCCGGAGGCGGCGGACACCGGAACCGTGCTTCAGCCCTGAGGGGAGGTCCCGCCGTCGGGCGCCGGGGGCCCGGTGCCGCACGGCAGCCGTACCCGCACCACGAGACCGCCCCCGGGGGCGGCCGCCGCCTCCACGCTGCCGCCGTGGGCACGGGCCACGGCACGCACGATGGACAGCCCGAGGCCCGACCCCTGCGGCCCCGGGCCGGAGACCCGCCGCGTTCCGCGGTGGAACGGCTCGAAGAGCGCCGGCACCTCGTGCGGCAGCACGAGCGGGCCGGTGTTGCGCACCTCGACGCAGGGCGTCCCGTCGCGGGCGCCGGTGGTGACCTCGGCGCTGCCGCCGTCGACGTTGTGCCGGACCGCGTTCTGCAGCAGGTTCGACACCAGGCGCTCGAGCAGCACCGGGTCGCCGGCCGTGGCGGCCGGCCCGGCGCGGACCGTCAGCGCGACCGACCGGTCCCGGGCCTCGACCGCGGCCTGCGCGGCCGCCGCCCGGGTCACGGCGGCCAGGTCGACCGGGACGCGCCGCGCGAGCTCCTGCTCCCCGCGCGCGAGGAGGAGCAGCCCGTCGATCAGCCGCTCACTGCGCTCGACCGAGTCCAGGACCGCGGGCCCGATCGCGCGCAGGTCCGCGGACGCGTCCGGGGCCGCCAGCGCGACCTCGACCAGCGTCCGGGTGACCGACAGCGGGGTGCGCAGCTCGTGCGAGGCGTTGGCGACGAAGTGGCGTTGGCCGTCGGCCGCGTGGTCGAGGCGCTCCAGCATCGCGTCGAAGGTGTCGGCGAGCCGCTTGAGCTCGTCGTCGGGGCCCTGCAGGCCGATCCGCTCGGCGAGCCGGCCGCGCTCGCCCACCCGTCGCGCCGTCGCGGTGATCCGCTCCACCGGCGCGAGCACCCGTCCGGCCAGCGCCCAGCCGACGGCGACCGAGGCGAGGAACCCCACCGCGATCACCGCCGCTGCCCAGGTCACGAGGTCGCGCACGGTGCCGTCGCGCAGGCCGGCCACCCCGCGGTCGATCCGGACGGTGAAGGGCCGTTCGGCGGGTGGGAGCTGGACGGGCGAGCGGAGCACGTCGCCGGAGGAGAGGAAGGCCACGAGCCCCGGCGTGCGCACGTCGAGGCTGGCCCGCACGAGCAGCGCGAGCACCACGACGACGACCGCGCCGAAGGCCAGGAACGCCCCGCCCTGCAGCAGGGCCATCCGCCAGCGCAGCGGCAGCGGCCGGGCGGCGCGGGCGATCACGCTCGCGACGGGCCGGCGGGCCCGCCTCGCGAGGAGGCGCATCAGGCGATCCGGTAGCCCGCGCCGGGCAGTGTCTCGATGAGCGGCGGGGGGCCGAGCTTCTTGCGCAGGGTCATCACCGTGACGCGCACGACGCCGGTGAAGGGGTCCGCGTTCTCGTCCCAGACCTTCTCCAGCAGGCGCTCCGCGCTCACGACCGACCCGTCGGCCCGCAGCAGCTCCTCCAGCACCCCGAACTCCTTGCGGCCCAGCCCCAGCCAGCGCCCGTCCCGGTACGCCTCGAGCCGGCCGGGCTCCAGCCGCACGCCG encodes:
- a CDS encoding DUF72 domain-containing protein, giving the protein MPESWPPSPFHVGISGWTYKPWRGVFYPPGLPHRRELEHASRRLGSIEINGSFYSLQRPESYAKWHAESPPGFVFSVKGPRFITHMKKLANVEAPLANFFASGVLALREKLGPVLWQLPPSLGFDAARLAAFFAQLRRSTYAAAALAARHEERLTDRALTVADADRPLRHALEVRHSSFEVPGFVELLREHDVALVCADTAGKWPMLDDVTSTFVYVRLHGAQELYVSGYDDPALERWAGKARVWQSGGTPDDGRTLAPPAAVRERDVFAYFDNDVKVRAPFDAMGLSRLLGVGVPEAADTGTVLQP
- a CDS encoding sensor histidine kinase, with the protein product MRLLARRARRPVASVIARAARPLPLRWRMALLQGGAFLAFGAVVVVVLALLVRASLDVRTPGLVAFLSSGDVLRSPVQLPPAERPFTVRIDRGVAGLRDGTVRDLVTWAAAVIAVGFLASVAVGWALAGRVLAPVERITATARRVGERGRLAERIGLQGPDDELKRLADTFDAMLERLDHAADGQRHFVANASHELRTPLSVTRTLVEVALAAPDASADLRAIGPAVLDSVERSERLIDGLLLLARGEQELARRVPVDLAAVTRAAAAQAAVEARDRSVALTVRAGPAATAGDPVLLERLVSNLLQNAVRHNVDGGSAEVTTGARDGTPCVEVRNTGPLVLPHEVPALFEPFHRGTRRVSGPGPQGSGLGLSIVRAVARAHGGSVEAAAAPGGGLVVRVRLPCGTGPPAPDGGTSPQG